In Stieleria varia, one genomic interval encodes:
- a CDS encoding Ig-like domain-containing protein, with amino-acid sequence MTTRKTRRRPHASAGKRRHTRPLRLERLGPREMLAADLTNPGNPLDVNNDLRISALDALHVINDIARIRAAEGQVQVAEGELAPDNYVDVTGDDRVSALDALQIINAMYRRDAEITFRLAHDTDREQMGRRDERTYDLTIQGRVNFGDGDKTVFIGIEQNGQLTWIDLTPNVDEEGYFELTDRQVRAMLTDVVGPGSFEILFSPDGTSTGMQDIEIELLVSPPRPELTEAAIPEDGSATFDITGAIYDPDSDPASLQVTIAQQPAHGTLTIDAGMYLYQPVENFFGIDTIVYEVSDEQDSSGPVTLTIDVQSVNDLPEVSPITDQVIRYDDGSIRLPLSLFDIDDTTLEYVGYATVANHLYEIRSTYGLNFASEEAFNLVGLNEKWFFGNDGTSFLLLPDGDLVQWLGEDSDATQSELLIAKLSPEIYADPELLSRAAQEILAPATVSVTDDWVVVIPDPGLYGTITINISVVDATDGVVSRFDLELTPPGPELQKQLDRVDSLIAAAAQLSLENTPQFLQSVAGQLDSFAPELRSQLTEMLTQVLFDYEQTVKLQIASEDWRLIEEAETKRELATAQWVDQQLAILKTNYESAISQYGDSMLADNPAHSAPPLFVQGIDYSEPIQVRVGDTFELDFRAIHPDEVGFFYALDGYDQAKHGYLPWSPQTGLFTWYNVPKEAIGSNQFTMRSWRPGEDTEASVTFTIVVSPDETSLELLTVSPKTISDLGTDPVTLTARGAWHPEYSGLGVEFYQDADGNGVFNRFIDRYLGRDEDGSDGWTWTGTPLPGTGASSVKFFARSVWSSIDEIVSPAVSVEADVIAVPRLQASVLAADGGVTNLNSYEDGDLPHEDHIVRYPNGDSVIASSVFAGQDGGIYLTRYSNSGIDGTGTAKGPAVRVAPSGFWKYEITGDAAGNILLVTSYDSFTPDGTNDPGVFLFRIDPDDNVIGDPIRLDGQTNDGFTFTSAMNSSGQGFVAWKETYVSQPIYIQTFSQAGGNLHDVQILDLHGGFHDGSQWDSSAINEAGDYVIAWPNQAAIGNVAEPDSMRVILHEMYPFDAAINDDGWFVLANAGLQVFDPDGRLVGEPVSVFPSNGRSIQRQVEFLDNDTLRREYVSRSGDSGPRYYRRQSFQLLTHPALMISESEITSLSQQVPQAGSQIDVRVSIENTASESSDSITVAYYLSHDGMIDGQDRLLGSMTIDSGITGNQTQSFDKTLTLPPQVDPFYSRGSTELSLITQVVGSGDQMATALPFIELDFAQLLGAKLDELDAIMALEPPDQPTRIDPLHQLQNYIDPLAVQQQLFGGAGYSNQIPDAINMFQLLGYQYLAGLRAIASRAPYTMREGIYSLGLDVEGAIDRFESEQFQAAQWEEEQLQLALDTRNAKATAAQSQKNATIKKAAERGNQLLDEKDAKIESVRNSKSQRETEKLTQWNRDLSEAENDLASLDDSEESIERINQKLDSTSFSLSWSGAIDYVVEKGKNAQDCVGDLVACGEQVAEETKTFFQGLSEHYQGLYVKAKNQLDARIADLNDQISRVGSIVQSEINRAIATIVEQKRKIKEKYDETVANAEAKRKKLADKAEAEWEKAKTDIAAAKDDLVEFTEAKAAPVLQKGLDAVSDRIDDLRSPAGILQSLQDDLQQLDTINPFGTLAEIASTIETTVTFAGEILGEVKQQLEPAVQAIKEAGGEFADWAKDTGGEVAQQVKDNLLSVFNEEIVAYKVETGFDMTLNLGNGSIFIDANIAPGIDYDSRKFFDLLQGNISFPDLDPIEVITNLLGVELVIHNNYDTIRDSQYAEFGATNVYFSSERFVEYFGGETLLGDAVEIVATGGSAAKDAITDLANQLRLEFNDLFSWLELKGQEQFDSIVPGLFKALITQTPFESPHLELRWTPVTYRYELDFSDAGGKLAKLNPLQQLATDQLLESDYVKSLIDGLNLNVDSPHAAFTLVWKIPEGIDPPTLEEINAEIDANLQDFDFDDFSGLSITGELIDLTIAELKTQGLPEVTGQILGELAKVIIGEKQIEAVVAGQIAGRLDFDFDFIRTELDQFRLQNLEGYKLDLRGTPAGIRLAEFFDRITFGNVGTAMLDELSFDLTTFTLKVSGTLCHKHSWGSLADIIGV; translated from the coding sequence ATGACAACGCGAAAGACTCGACGTCGGCCACACGCTTCTGCCGGAAAACGCCGCCATACCCGCCCACTGCGTCTGGAACGCCTTGGCCCACGGGAAATGCTCGCTGCGGATCTGACCAATCCGGGAAATCCACTGGATGTCAACAACGACCTGAGGATCTCTGCGCTCGATGCTTTGCACGTGATCAACGACATCGCGCGGATCCGTGCGGCCGAAGGACAGGTTCAGGTTGCCGAAGGCGAACTAGCTCCCGACAACTATGTTGACGTGACGGGCGACGACAGAGTCTCCGCGCTGGATGCCTTGCAGATCATCAACGCGATGTATCGCCGTGATGCGGAAATCACGTTTCGCTTAGCCCACGACACCGATCGCGAGCAGATGGGCAGGCGTGACGAACGCACCTATGACCTAACGATCCAAGGACGCGTGAATTTTGGGGATGGTGACAAGACGGTTTTCATCGGTATCGAACAAAATGGTCAATTGACCTGGATCGACCTGACGCCGAACGTTGATGAGGAGGGCTACTTTGAGCTCACCGATCGTCAGGTCCGTGCAATGCTGACGGATGTCGTCGGACCAGGGTCGTTCGAGATCCTATTCAGCCCCGATGGAACGTCGACTGGAATGCAAGACATCGAGATCGAATTGCTGGTCTCACCACCGCGTCCCGAGCTGACCGAAGCAGCGATCCCGGAAGACGGCTCAGCCACCTTTGACATCACCGGCGCGATCTACGACCCAGATAGTGATCCCGCATCGCTCCAAGTCACGATTGCTCAGCAACCCGCGCACGGCACGCTGACGATTGACGCTGGGATGTATCTCTATCAGCCAGTTGAGAATTTCTTTGGCATCGATACGATCGTCTATGAAGTCAGCGATGAGCAGGATTCCAGCGGTCCGGTGACGCTGACGATTGACGTCCAAAGCGTGAATGATCTGCCCGAAGTTTCTCCGATCACTGATCAAGTGATCCGATACGATGATGGCTCAATCCGTTTGCCGCTGTCATTGTTCGACATTGATGACACCACGCTCGAATACGTCGGCTATGCGACCGTCGCCAACCATTTGTACGAAATTCGCTCGACGTACGGATTGAACTTTGCCAGTGAGGAAGCGTTCAATCTGGTCGGGCTGAACGAGAAATGGTTCTTTGGCAATGATGGCACATCGTTCTTGTTGCTGCCCGATGGTGATCTGGTCCAGTGGCTCGGCGAAGATTCAGATGCGACCCAAAGCGAACTGTTGATCGCCAAACTCAGTCCGGAAATTTACGCCGATCCCGAATTGCTCAGCCGTGCAGCTCAAGAAATCCTGGCACCGGCAACCGTTTCGGTGACAGACGACTGGGTCGTTGTGATTCCAGATCCAGGTCTGTACGGAACGATCACGATCAATATCTCTGTCGTGGATGCAACCGACGGTGTGGTCAGCCGCTTTGATTTGGAGCTGACACCTCCAGGTCCAGAACTACAGAAACAACTCGATCGCGTCGACTCACTGATCGCTGCGGCCGCTCAGCTTTCCCTAGAAAACACGCCGCAGTTCTTGCAGTCCGTGGCCGGCCAACTCGACAGTTTCGCACCGGAACTGAGATCACAGCTCACGGAAATGTTGACGCAGGTTTTGTTCGATTATGAACAGACCGTCAAACTGCAGATTGCATCGGAGGACTGGCGACTGATCGAAGAAGCCGAAACCAAACGAGAATTGGCGACGGCACAATGGGTGGATCAACAACTCGCTATTCTGAAAACCAACTACGAGTCCGCGATTTCCCAGTACGGCGATTCGATGCTGGCGGACAACCCTGCCCACTCGGCGCCACCACTGTTTGTGCAAGGCATCGACTATAGCGAACCCATCCAAGTTCGCGTGGGCGACACGTTTGAACTGGATTTCCGAGCGATCCATCCCGACGAAGTCGGATTCTTTTACGCATTGGATGGCTACGATCAAGCCAAACACGGATACCTGCCGTGGAGCCCACAGACAGGCCTGTTCACTTGGTACAACGTCCCCAAAGAAGCCATCGGCTCCAACCAGTTCACGATGCGTTCGTGGCGTCCCGGCGAAGACACCGAGGCATCAGTGACGTTTACGATTGTCGTCTCGCCCGATGAAACAAGTTTGGAACTGCTGACGGTTTCACCCAAGACCATCTCGGATTTGGGCACCGATCCGGTCACGCTGACCGCTCGAGGAGCTTGGCATCCGGAGTATTCGGGACTCGGCGTCGAGTTCTACCAGGACGCCGACGGCAATGGTGTCTTCAACCGGTTCATCGATCGCTACCTGGGTCGGGACGAAGACGGCAGCGACGGCTGGACATGGACGGGAACACCGCTGCCGGGTACCGGAGCGAGTTCCGTCAAGTTCTTTGCCCGATCGGTTTGGAGTTCGATTGACGAGATTGTCAGTCCGGCCGTCAGCGTCGAGGCCGACGTGATCGCAGTCCCACGACTGCAGGCCAGCGTATTGGCGGCCGATGGCGGGGTCACCAATTTGAACAGCTATGAAGACGGAGATTTGCCGCACGAAGATCACATCGTGCGTTATCCCAACGGGGATTCGGTGATCGCGTCGAGTGTCTTTGCAGGGCAGGACGGTGGGATCTATCTGACTCGCTACAGCAACTCGGGAATCGACGGCACAGGAACAGCAAAAGGACCGGCCGTTCGCGTTGCGCCCTCGGGTTTTTGGAAGTATGAAATCACCGGTGACGCTGCCGGCAACATCCTGCTGGTCACCAGTTACGACTCCTTCACGCCAGATGGGACGAACGATCCAGGTGTGTTTTTGTTTCGCATCGACCCCGATGACAACGTGATCGGCGATCCGATTCGACTGGACGGGCAAACCAATGACGGATTCACGTTTACCTCAGCAATGAACTCCAGCGGACAAGGCTTCGTCGCTTGGAAAGAAACCTACGTCAGTCAGCCCATCTACATTCAGACGTTTTCTCAAGCCGGTGGGAACCTGCACGACGTACAGATCCTGGACCTGCACGGCGGCTTTCACGACGGATCTCAATGGGATTCCTCCGCGATCAACGAGGCAGGCGATTACGTGATCGCATGGCCCAACCAAGCCGCGATCGGAAATGTCGCCGAGCCGGATTCGATGCGAGTCATTTTGCACGAAATGTATCCATTCGATGCCGCGATCAATGACGACGGCTGGTTCGTGTTGGCCAACGCGGGGCTACAGGTTTTCGATCCAGACGGCAGGCTGGTGGGTGAGCCGGTATCGGTCTTTCCCAGCAATGGTCGATCCATCCAACGCCAAGTCGAGTTTCTCGACAACGACACGCTCCGTCGAGAATATGTGTCGCGTAGCGGCGACTCTGGACCGCGATACTACCGTCGCCAGAGCTTTCAACTGCTGACGCATCCTGCGTTGATGATCAGCGAGTCGGAGATCACTTCGCTGTCTCAGCAGGTCCCTCAAGCGGGCTCGCAGATTGATGTCCGCGTGTCCATCGAAAACACCGCCAGCGAATCCTCTGATTCAATCACCGTCGCGTACTATTTGAGCCACGACGGTATGATCGATGGACAAGATCGCTTGCTGGGATCCATGACCATCGATTCAGGCATCACGGGTAACCAAACACAATCATTTGACAAGACGCTGACGCTGCCACCGCAAGTCGATCCGTTCTACAGTCGAGGATCGACGGAGCTGTCGCTCATCACACAGGTGGTCGGCAGTGGCGATCAGATGGCCACGGCTCTGCCATTCATCGAGTTGGACTTTGCCCAATTGCTCGGTGCAAAGCTCGATGAACTCGACGCGATCATGGCGTTGGAACCGCCGGATCAGCCGACGCGAATCGATCCGCTGCATCAACTACAGAACTACATCGACCCGCTCGCTGTCCAGCAGCAACTCTTTGGCGGCGCGGGATACAGCAATCAGATCCCCGATGCGATCAACATGTTTCAGCTCCTGGGCTATCAGTACTTGGCCGGTCTCAGAGCGATCGCGTCGCGTGCACCGTACACCATGCGCGAGGGCATTTACTCACTCGGGTTGGACGTCGAAGGTGCCATCGACCGATTCGAATCCGAGCAGTTTCAAGCCGCCCAGTGGGAGGAAGAACAACTGCAGCTCGCGCTGGATACCCGCAACGCCAAAGCGACTGCCGCGCAATCGCAAAAGAACGCGACGATCAAGAAGGCCGCCGAACGTGGCAATCAGTTGTTGGATGAAAAAGACGCCAAGATTGAGTCCGTTCGCAACTCAAAATCGCAGCGTGAGACCGAAAAGCTGACGCAGTGGAACCGAGATTTGAGCGAAGCTGAGAATGATCTCGCCTCACTGGATGACTCAGAGGAAAGCATTGAACGCATTAACCAGAAGCTTGACAGCACTTCGTTCTCACTTTCCTGGTCTGGCGCCATCGACTACGTCGTCGAGAAGGGCAAGAACGCTCAGGACTGCGTCGGCGATCTCGTCGCCTGCGGTGAACAAGTCGCTGAAGAAACGAAGACTTTCTTTCAGGGCTTGAGCGAGCATTACCAAGGCTTGTACGTCAAGGCAAAGAATCAACTGGACGCGAGGATCGCAGACCTCAACGACCAGATCAGCCGCGTCGGATCTATCGTCCAGTCGGAGATCAACCGAGCGATCGCCACGATTGTCGAGCAGAAAAGAAAAATCAAAGAAAAGTATGACGAAACGGTCGCGAACGCCGAAGCTAAACGGAAAAAGCTAGCCGACAAAGCGGAAGCGGAATGGGAAAAGGCGAAGACGGATATCGCGGCTGCCAAAGATGACTTGGTCGAATTTACCGAAGCCAAAGCCGCACCCGTCCTGCAGAAGGGACTCGACGCGGTCTCGGATCGCATCGATGACCTCCGTTCACCCGCGGGAATCCTGCAATCCTTGCAGGATGACCTGCAGCAACTCGATACGATCAATCCGTTCGGAACCTTGGCCGAGATCGCGAGCACGATCGAAACGACCGTTACCTTTGCAGGCGAGATTCTGGGTGAAGTCAAGCAGCAGCTTGAGCCCGCGGTGCAAGCCATCAAAGAAGCCGGCGGAGAATTCGCCGACTGGGCAAAGGACACCGGTGGTGAAGTGGCCCAGCAGGTCAAAGACAATTTGCTGTCCGTGTTCAATGAGGAAATCGTCGCCTACAAAGTTGAAACCGGGTTTGACATGACGCTCAACCTCGGCAACGGTTCCATCTTTATCGATGCGAACATCGCGCCGGGCATCGATTACGACAGTCGAAAATTCTTTGACTTGCTCCAAGGCAACATCTCGTTCCCCGATCTGGATCCGATCGAAGTCATCACCAATCTGCTGGGTGTCGAACTGGTGATCCACAACAACTACGACACAATTCGTGACTCGCAGTACGCGGAGTTCGGTGCAACCAACGTCTATTTCTCCAGCGAACGATTCGTCGAGTATTTCGGAGGCGAAACCCTGCTCGGCGATGCGGTCGAGATCGTTGCCACAGGTGGCAGCGCGGCGAAGGACGCCATCACCGACCTTGCTAATCAACTGCGACTGGAGTTCAACGATTTATTCAGTTGGCTGGAACTGAAAGGGCAAGAACAATTTGACTCGATCGTGCCCGGATTGTTCAAAGCGCTGATCACCCAAACCCCGTTTGAATCACCGCACCTCGAATTGCGGTGGACCCCGGTGACGTATCGCTATGAATTGGATTTCAGCGATGCGGGCGGCAAACTGGCAAAACTCAATCCGCTGCAACAATTGGCTACCGATCAACTGCTGGAGTCGGATTACGTCAAATCACTGATCGATGGATTGAATCTCAACGTCGACTCGCCTCATGCAGCGTTCACACTGGTCTGGAAGATCCCCGAGGGCATTGATCCTCCAACACTGGAAGAAATCAATGCCGAGATCGATGCCAATCTACAAGACTTTGACTTCGACGATTTCTCGGGTCTGTCGATCACCGGTGAATTGATCGATCTGACAATCGCGGAGCTAAAGACACAAGGGTTACCGGAGGTGACCGGTCAGATCTTGGGCGAACTGGCAAAGGTGATCATCGGCGAAAAGCAGATCGAAGCCGTCGTTGCCGGTCAGATTGCCGGACGTCTGGATTTTGACTTTGATTTCATCCGTACTGAACTGGATCAATTCCGGTTGCAGAATTTGGAAGGCTACAAACTGGATCTTCGCGGAACACCGGCCGGAATTCGGCTCGCTGAGTTCTTTGATCGAATCACGTTTGGGAACGTCGGCACAGCGATGCTCGACGAATTATCGTTCGACTTGACCACGTTTACCCTCAAAGTCTCGGGGACGCTCTGCCACAAACATTCTTGGGGCAGTTTGGCAGATATCATCGGTGTGTAG
- a CDS encoding SDR family oxidoreductase: protein MPQSYSLPTETTDALRGARCLVTGGAGFIGSHVVDALLDLGAQVRVLDNLSTGFRSNLDHHGDNGNLEWLEGDASQSDVATDAVRGIDLVFHLAAMASVPRSMREPGLCHQWCATSTVNLLDAGSRAGVRRFVLASTSAAYGDSPFVSKRESDPTMPLSPYAAAKLSAEQYMQAFSRGFDIETVTLRYFNVFGPRQDPQSEYSAVIPKFVSMILSGERPVIFGDGQQSRDFVFVKDVARANLLAATVGGIDGGVFNIGRGERTTLLELLSTLSEILGESIEPIHQAPRAGDVRDSLADINQARTRLQFDPSVSMTDGLRRSVDYYRSLITA, encoded by the coding sequence ATGCCTCAGTCCTATTCTCTGCCCACCGAAACCACGGACGCCCTGCGGGGGGCTCGCTGCCTCGTGACCGGGGGTGCCGGATTCATCGGCTCCCATGTGGTCGATGCCCTGCTGGATTTGGGAGCCCAGGTCCGGGTTCTGGATAATCTGAGCACCGGATTTCGCTCCAACCTGGACCATCACGGTGACAACGGAAACCTCGAATGGCTGGAGGGCGACGCTTCACAATCCGACGTGGCAACCGACGCCGTCCGTGGGATCGACTTGGTCTTTCATTTGGCGGCGATGGCCAGCGTGCCACGCAGCATGCGAGAACCCGGGTTGTGCCACCAATGGTGTGCCACCAGCACGGTGAACTTACTGGATGCCGGCTCGCGGGCCGGCGTTCGACGATTCGTCTTGGCCAGCACCAGCGCCGCCTATGGGGACTCGCCGTTCGTCTCCAAACGCGAATCAGACCCCACGATGCCACTGTCCCCCTATGCGGCCGCAAAACTGTCAGCCGAACAATACATGCAGGCCTTCAGTCGCGGGTTTGATATTGAGACCGTCACGCTGCGGTATTTCAATGTGTTCGGCCCCCGCCAAGACCCGCAGAGCGAGTATAGCGCCGTGATCCCCAAATTTGTGTCGATGATTCTCTCCGGCGAGCGTCCGGTGATCTTTGGCGATGGTCAGCAGTCTCGAGATTTCGTGTTCGTCAAAGATGTCGCGAGGGCAAATCTGCTGGCCGCTACCGTCGGCGGCATCGACGGCGGAGTATTCAACATTGGGCGAGGCGAGCGAACCACCTTGCTCGAACTGCTGAGCACCCTGAGCGAAATCTTGGGCGAATCCATCGAGCCGATCCATCAGGCACCTCGTGCCGGCGACGTTCGCGATTCGCTGGCCGACATCAATCAAGCAAGAACGCGATTGCAGTTCGACCCCAGCGTTTCGATGACCGACGGCTTGCGTCGCAGCGTCGACTACTATCGCAGCCTGATCACTGCTTAA
- a CDS encoding polysaccharide biosynthesis tyrosine autokinase produces the protein MIAESSPSNSLARHPASNRERSAIVEDTGINLLAALWRYRWAVLLPTLILAAVGFGFYVTMQETYRSTTRLMVESDRPALMNSQSGELIGGVPDIEILQAELFSDDLAKMAFANTNLQPFHRLYGETPGEQLEQFISDAQDQLILEPEVTDLLSAQSLVTLLHFDSSDKEHCVAAVNAYSEALQNYYNEKHKSSRNEVIRYIDVMIKQLSPKITDLERRLTEFKLDAPLDWDDEGKAINPHRMQQQYLMKRRNELLESLSENNAILTSMTDIAEQTKDPRVALNVFAQVLGVRVFAPTQASQVNQALDGDEELASIDLEKKLVPLLIERDKNAREYGINHPSVKIYDSQIATMKSELSRLVRSEAARITQLREESSAAFDDPIQQASETVIALLTSTRSDVKSITQQIADLEDQLATEKREAVKLARYEQEHEQMVRELDQNRTLMQELKETIARASLTEEESVTRVIELTKPTPAYIVGPVLLQTVGAGTLLGLLLGSGLALLLEKNANTFRDQEEITAMLGVPVLSHIPFFRGKSRKTKKGELDPYQDLSNDMIVVHQPSSMVSEAIRSFRTAVFFDAGNESRGRVIQITSPLPGDGKSTIASNLACSIAQSGKRVLAIDCDLRRPQLTDNFNSADKLGLTNVLNGECDPADAAHPTPLPKLYVMPCGPIPNNPAEALSLPVMNELLDLLREQYDYIILDTPPLLVVTDPSIAASMADTVVLTLRVRRRSKPNAKEAVNILSAVGANILGVVINNSDETGQSDGYRGYGYYRHGKYASRYYSRGSGPVANGRTSVAVSDGPSLRRSTVVSGKAVSSKPIGKAAPASLEVAGSSGDSADN, from the coding sequence ATGATTGCTGAAAGCTCACCTTCGAACTCTCTCGCTCGTCATCCGGCGTCCAATCGCGAGCGGAGTGCGATCGTCGAAGACACCGGGATCAACTTGCTGGCCGCCTTGTGGCGATACCGCTGGGCAGTGTTGTTGCCCACGCTGATTCTGGCAGCGGTGGGATTCGGTTTCTATGTCACCATGCAGGAGACGTATCGCAGCACCACACGCTTGATGGTCGAATCAGACCGACCCGCGTTGATGAACTCCCAGTCAGGAGAACTCATCGGTGGTGTTCCCGACATCGAGATCTTGCAGGCGGAGCTTTTCAGCGATGATCTGGCAAAGATGGCCTTTGCAAATACTAACTTGCAACCGTTCCACCGACTCTATGGTGAGACTCCCGGAGAGCAACTGGAACAGTTCATTTCAGACGCACAAGATCAGTTGATCCTGGAACCGGAAGTCACGGACCTTCTTTCGGCACAGTCTTTGGTGACCCTGCTGCACTTCGACAGCAGTGACAAAGAACACTGTGTCGCTGCTGTTAACGCATACAGCGAAGCGTTGCAGAACTACTACAACGAGAAACACAAAAGCTCTCGAAACGAAGTGATCCGCTACATCGATGTGATGATCAAGCAGTTGAGTCCCAAGATCACCGATCTGGAACGCCGGTTGACGGAGTTTAAACTCGATGCGCCGCTGGACTGGGATGACGAAGGCAAGGCGATCAATCCACACCGGATGCAGCAGCAGTATCTGATGAAACGACGCAACGAGTTGCTGGAGTCGTTGAGTGAAAACAATGCGATCTTGACGTCGATGACGGACATCGCGGAGCAGACCAAGGACCCTCGCGTTGCCTTGAACGTTTTTGCACAGGTCTTGGGCGTCAGAGTCTTCGCCCCGACTCAGGCGAGTCAGGTCAACCAAGCACTCGATGGCGACGAAGAACTCGCGTCAATCGATCTGGAAAAGAAACTCGTTCCTCTGTTGATCGAACGTGACAAGAATGCCAGGGAATACGGGATCAATCACCCCTCGGTCAAAATTTATGATTCGCAGATCGCAACGATGAAAAGCGAGTTGTCTCGCTTGGTGCGCAGCGAAGCCGCCCGGATCACCCAGTTGCGTGAAGAGTCCTCGGCAGCGTTTGACGATCCGATCCAGCAGGCCAGTGAAACAGTCATCGCGTTGTTGACATCAACGCGCTCGGATGTCAAATCGATCACTCAGCAGATCGCTGATCTCGAGGATCAATTGGCGACGGAGAAACGAGAAGCGGTGAAGCTGGCGCGTTATGAGCAAGAACACGAACAGATGGTGCGCGAGTTGGATCAAAATCGCACGTTGATGCAGGAACTGAAGGAAACGATCGCGCGTGCCTCGTTGACCGAAGAAGAGAGCGTGACGCGAGTGATCGAGTTGACCAAACCGACGCCGGCATACATCGTCGGTCCCGTGCTGCTGCAAACGGTGGGTGCCGGGACTCTGTTGGGGCTGCTGCTGGGTAGCGGACTGGCCTTGTTGCTGGAAAAGAACGCCAATACGTTCCGAGATCAGGAAGAAATCACAGCCATGCTTGGCGTACCGGTCCTTTCGCACATCCCGTTCTTTCGTGGAAAATCGCGCAAGACAAAGAAAGGAGAGTTGGACCCCTATCAGGACTTGAGCAACGACATGATCGTGGTTCATCAACCCTCGTCCATGGTTTCCGAAGCGATTCGTTCTTTCCGAACCGCCGTGTTCTTTGACGCCGGGAATGAAAGCCGCGGGCGCGTGATCCAGATCACCAGCCCCTTGCCAGGTGACGGAAAAAGCACGATCGCCAGCAACTTGGCTTGCTCGATCGCTCAGAGCGGAAAACGTGTGCTGGCGATCGACTGCGATCTTAGGCGTCCGCAGTTGACAGACAATTTTAATAGTGCCGACAAATTGGGGCTCACCAATGTGCTCAACGGCGAGTGCGATCCGGCGGACGCCGCCCATCCCACGCCGCTGCCCAAGTTGTACGTGATGCCGTGCGGTCCTATTCCGAACAATCCCGCAGAGGCTCTTTCGTTGCCGGTGATGAACGAACTGCTCGATTTGCTTCGTGAGCAGTATGACTACATCATCTTGGACACGCCTCCGCTGTTGGTCGTGACCGACCCGAGTATCGCTGCCAGCATGGCGGACACGGTGGTGCTGACCCTGAGGGTTCGTCGCCGGAGCAAGCCCAATGCCAAGGAAGCAGTCAATATTCTGTCCGCCGTTGGCGCGAATATTCTCGGGGTCGTCATCAACAATTCGGACGAAACTGGGCAGAGCGACGGTTACCGTGGATACGGCTATTATCGACACGGCAAATACGCCAGCCGCTATTACTCTCGCGGCTCAGGTCCTGTTGCCAACGGACGCACCAGCGTTGCCGTTTCGGACGGCCCCTCCCTGCGTCGTTCGACCGTAGTGAGCGGAAAAGCGGTGTCGAGCAAGCCGATCGGAAAGGCGGCACCTGCTAGTTTAGAAGTTGCGGGATCGAGTGGCGATTCCGCAGACAACTGA